One genomic segment of Natrialbaceae archaeon AArc-T1-2 includes these proteins:
- a CDS encoding HNH endonuclease — protein MTRADGRNHELSNEPNEKSTTVQTDDPEPRESDSSTAHDYEQNRENESVTPETRSEVLKRDGHRCQICGREGPERGGLATLHVHHIERDPADIDENAPENLTTLCRSCHSWVHQQSTPADAPVTLSEADLSVLLPQDIEILRFLAESGPARTGRIADALTANLSMTAVRERLAVLMGLDNMVESRDRQIIDQDVESGEWGLTEHIEHSARGHIPDDPQALLQRMEDEQVRQALERGCDRQEIMNVLDISRRTTFHREKRAYAYDFPLDVFRRSGRGGQHPAGNSTSETIDEADTDSSGADEQQRLDSVPHGAEDGSQTAGSRESVQDRPDDSIDESVVSENKTVVREQLQTAITALQQINAEL, from the coding sequence ATGACACGAGCTGACGGACGCAACCACGAGTTGAGCAACGAACCGAACGAGAAATCGACGACAGTACAGACAGACGATCCGGAGCCGCGTGAATCGGATTCGTCGACGGCCCACGATTACGAGCAGAACCGCGAAAACGAGTCAGTGACACCCGAGACACGCTCAGAGGTGTTGAAACGAGACGGCCATCGATGCCAGATATGCGGGCGAGAAGGGCCAGAGCGCGGCGGATTGGCGACGTTACACGTCCATCATATTGAGCGTGATCCAGCTGACATCGATGAAAACGCCCCGGAAAATCTGACGACACTGTGCCGATCCTGTCATAGTTGGGTTCACCAACAGTCGACACCCGCAGACGCCCCAGTGACGTTGTCCGAAGCTGATCTTAGTGTGCTGCTGCCGCAGGACATAGAGATCTTGCGGTTTTTGGCTGAATCCGGGCCGGCACGAACTGGTCGGATTGCCGATGCGCTAACAGCAAACTTATCGATGACGGCGGTGCGGGAGCGACTGGCCGTACTCATGGGTCTCGATAATATGGTCGAATCGCGCGACCGGCAGATCATAGACCAAGATGTCGAGTCCGGGGAGTGGGGGCTTACGGAGCACATCGAGCATTCAGCTCGCGGTCACATCCCGGATGATCCGCAGGCGTTACTGCAGCGAATGGAAGACGAGCAAGTCAGGCAAGCCCTGGAGCGGGGCTGTGACCGGCAGGAGATTATGAACGTGCTTGACATATCCCGCCGAACGACGTTCCATCGGGAAAAGAGAGCGTACGCGTACGATTTCCCACTGGACGTGTTTCGAAGAAGCGGACGTGGGGGGCAGCATCCGGCTGGGAATTCGACGAGTGAGACAATCGACGAGGCGGATACGGATTCGAGTGGTGCTGACGAACAACAGCGACTCGATTCTGTCCCCCACGGTGCTGAAGACGGTAGTCAGACAGCAGGTTCGAGGGAGTCCGTACAGGATCGTCCGGATGACTCGATCGATGAGTCGGTGGTGAGCGAAAACAAGACAGTGGTTCGTGAGCAGTTACAGACCGCGATTACGGCGTTGCAGCAGATCAACGCCGAGCTGTGA
- the brxL gene encoding protease Lon-related BREX system protein BrxL → MTTEDVDRKALNVFPGRVVRKDLVQDIKSGVNVPTYVLEYLIGQYCATDDEESLEEGLEKVKQILSKHYVRPDEAEFVKSEVRERGRYRVIDKVTVRLDEQQDAYIGSFVNLGLNDVEINEHLVSKHPKLLGGGVWAIIDLEYLPDNANSPKSLFGIDSFKPIQVSNLNLDQLKERREQFTRDEWMDLLLQTVGYDPSSFSGREKFLFLTRCIPLVESNYNFVELGPRGTGKSYLYREISPHSILISGGKTTVAKLFLNLNTGRIGLVGRWDVVAFDEVGGLQFSDSEAVQMLKDYMESGSFSRGTEELTAQASMVYVGNIDLDVEGVLKSSHLFEPFPEDMQDLALIDRFHYYLPGWEVPKMRSEFFGDQFGFIVDYFAEFVRELRKESYGDAINEEFAFGDHLNQRDEKAVRKTVSGLLKLLHPHGQYTKEELREYLEFAMEGRRRVKEQLKRMGGMEYRAVEFSYLDLETKQEIHVSVPEEADEALIPPGTQQAGTIYTIGESGGRHAPFRIETQTLPGSGKTNISGTPGKRMKESFETACDYLQANMRELTREETLDDYNINIQVLNPSDANEGGETSVGLLVGIVSGILDRPVRPQTVVLGSMSLMGELVSVSSLIDKLQLSADSGAKTVLLPAKNKEDLPKIPDELLDQLQLVFYTNPLDAASKAIELE, encoded by the coding sequence ATGACGACTGAGGACGTGGATCGAAAAGCCCTGAATGTCTTCCCCGGGCGCGTCGTCCGGAAAGACCTCGTTCAGGACATCAAATCCGGGGTGAACGTCCCCACCTACGTCCTCGAATATCTAATCGGACAGTACTGCGCGACCGATGACGAAGAATCTCTGGAAGAGGGCCTCGAAAAGGTCAAACAGATTCTCTCAAAGCACTACGTTCGCCCCGACGAAGCCGAATTCGTCAAGAGTGAAGTCCGAGAACGCGGGCGTTATCGTGTCATCGACAAGGTCACCGTCCGGCTGGATGAGCAACAGGACGCCTACATCGGTTCGTTCGTGAATCTTGGATTGAACGATGTTGAGATCAACGAACATCTCGTCAGCAAACACCCGAAGCTTCTGGGCGGCGGTGTCTGGGCCATCATCGACCTGGAATATCTCCCAGACAACGCAAATAGCCCCAAGAGCCTCTTTGGCATCGACTCGTTCAAACCGATTCAGGTCTCCAACCTCAATCTCGACCAACTGAAGGAACGGCGGGAACAATTCACGCGCGACGAATGGATGGATCTGCTTCTTCAAACCGTCGGCTACGATCCGTCCTCGTTCAGCGGCCGCGAAAAGTTCCTCTTCTTGACTCGCTGTATCCCACTCGTCGAGTCCAATTACAACTTCGTCGAGCTGGGGCCACGCGGGACGGGCAAAAGCTATCTCTACCGAGAGATCAGCCCCCACTCGATTCTCATCTCCGGCGGGAAAACCACCGTCGCAAAGCTGTTTTTGAATCTCAATACTGGCCGGATCGGACTCGTAGGTCGTTGGGATGTCGTCGCCTTCGACGAGGTCGGGGGGCTCCAGTTCAGCGATTCGGAAGCCGTCCAGATGCTCAAAGATTATATGGAGTCCGGAAGCTTCTCCCGCGGAACCGAGGAACTGACCGCCCAGGCCTCGATGGTCTACGTCGGAAACATTGACCTGGATGTTGAAGGCGTTCTCAAGAGCTCTCACCTCTTCGAGCCATTCCCTGAGGATATGCAGGATCTCGCACTTATCGATCGGTTCCACTACTACCTTCCGGGCTGGGAAGTCCCGAAGATGCGTTCCGAGTTCTTCGGTGATCAGTTCGGCTTCATCGTCGATTACTTCGCTGAGTTCGTCCGGGAGCTCCGCAAGGAGTCATACGGTGACGCGATCAACGAGGAGTTTGCGTTTGGTGATCACCTGAACCAGCGGGACGAAAAGGCCGTACGTAAGACCGTTTCTGGTCTGCTCAAACTCCTTCATCCTCACGGCCAATACACGAAAGAAGAGCTCCGAGAATACCTCGAATTCGCTATGGAAGGCCGCCGTCGAGTCAAAGAGCAATTGAAGCGGATGGGTGGGATGGAATATCGGGCCGTCGAATTTTCGTATCTCGACTTGGAGACCAAACAGGAGATCCATGTCTCGGTTCCCGAGGAAGCGGATGAAGCACTCATTCCCCCCGGAACACAACAGGCAGGGACGATCTACACGATCGGTGAGAGCGGAGGACGCCATGCTCCGTTCCGAATCGAGACACAGACGCTTCCAGGATCAGGCAAGACGAATATTTCGGGCACCCCGGGCAAGCGAATGAAAGAGTCCTTCGAGACCGCCTGTGACTATCTACAGGCGAATATGCGTGAACTCACTCGTGAGGAGACTCTGGATGACTACAACATCAACATCCAGGTTCTGAACCCCTCTGATGCGAATGAGGGTGGTGAAACGAGTGTCGGACTCCTCGTAGGCATTGTTTCGGGGATTCTTGATCGACCGGTCCGGCCACAGACCGTCGTACTGGGATCGATGAGCTTGATGGGCGAGTTAGTCTCCGTGAGTTCGTTGATCGATAAACTCCAGTTGTCTGCGGATTCTGGAGCCAAAACGGTGCTCCTTCCAGCGAAGAACAAAGAAGACTTGCCGAAAATCCCCGATGAACTCCTTGACCAGCTCCAACTTGTGTTCTACACTAATCCCCTTGATGCGGCTAGTAAGGCGATTGAACTGGAGTAG
- a CDS encoding PD-(D/E)XK nuclease family protein → MSLENRSYTTSIQERDIDLLFIQLVETSSEFCRWFCQQLFEDSDIEELLSVSKSVDTGNGESDIEIGIETVAGDRVLLLVENKIDASLQDRQAERYQERGVRYVEKDICDTFSVGLIAPADYVNENDREAFGNIITYESIITCLDGLSHDATPFVSTLLEQAIEKHAGSHDGHSPVTKKIRQQVQERSDEFPDLVAYETSNNLVRFRSTHPEHPKSVRYVVWVIGSSGGREAMVRLSIANNNPDLEIKAIQEYVTEEFGSLDGFEIRDHVTMDTVRTYVTTGRDASPTNDDYIEDIVSTLQRLVSFSHPRFVESGQFR, encoded by the coding sequence ATGTCACTGGAAAACCGTTCTTATACAACTTCAATTCAGGAACGAGATATTGATTTATTATTTATTCAACTGGTCGAAACGTCATCAGAATTCTGTCGCTGGTTCTGCCAGCAACTCTTCGAGGACTCGGACATTGAGGAACTGTTGTCAGTGAGCAAGTCTGTCGATACAGGAAATGGTGAATCAGATATTGAGATCGGGATTGAAACCGTGGCAGGTGACAGAGTGCTTCTCCTTGTCGAAAACAAGATTGACGCATCGCTACAGGATAGGCAGGCAGAACGCTACCAAGAGCGAGGGGTTCGGTACGTCGAAAAGGACATTTGTGACACGTTCTCCGTGGGACTGATAGCCCCCGCCGACTATGTCAATGAGAACGATCGGGAAGCGTTCGGTAACATAATTACTTACGAGTCGATCATCACGTGTCTCGACGGCTTATCTCACGATGCCACGCCATTCGTATCGACGTTGCTTGAACAGGCAATCGAGAAACATGCTGGTAGCCACGATGGCCACTCCCCGGTTACGAAGAAAATTCGACAACAAGTACAGGAACGGTCCGATGAATTCCCAGACCTCGTAGCCTACGAAACGAGCAACAATCTCGTAAGGTTCCGATCGACGCACCCTGAACATCCCAAGTCAGTGCGGTATGTCGTTTGGGTCATCGGATCTAGTGGTGGTCGAGAAGCGATGGTTCGACTTAGCATTGCGAATAACAACCCGGATTTAGAGATCAAAGCGATTCAGGAATACGTAACTGAGGAGTTCGGATCACTGGATGGATTCGAGATTAGAGACCACGTCACAATGGATACCGTCCGAACCTACGTCACGACTGGCCGTGATGCTTCACCGACGAACGACGATTATATCGAAGATATTGTCTCTACCTTGCAACGACTTGTTTCCTTCTCGCACCCACGGTTTGTCGAATCGGGACAGTTTCGTTAG
- a CDS encoding PglZ domain-containing protein, with product MGDLADSIITELRQKFDRHPVWVWYDAQEKYRGVLDEVEAALDDVTFARYDGSYFELKLRLRDEDPNYEKNWLFYIPESRNDAEWFRDVHALGRQYRVGQDIDDTPVTQFLVEHDEEIPDAYEDWGQNREMQRKAFFCVLFDTAGPATDEWIRAYLADPEAYRETIEDNAMADAWDAQLRHEYGIDAGLDPKELAIQLLFGEVTSRSPTAQYDNLAADDAQAAAEFCDDWQQYAPAEFTRYSREIESDYDLTEAVIDSDQTRWDSTAFKGIDTGLIRLVMDRLAEETYADLPEIAAELNRTVTKRRDSFWSTEDLVDWSVPALAVETLRQIGTVDVDGAKALDSTELAEQYTRNDGWWQVDAAYRRYINATQAATYPYPKEATVKRQVTNHYMAFLQGVNRPLAEVLSDGPTLGTPQTSFYEEFVDLEDGTAIIICDGLRYELAETIRQNLGRRTDFEQDLSAVSAALPSITEVGMAAHLPGELGLSLTDDELVVTSGGEQMVGKADRVERLSAAGFEVVDMDEVGNISLEELTESDPVPRVVYSGTIDKLGESLDDDAAFSQVSSHVDDVERTVQRLKQAGYTRFVITSDHGFLYTDRLSDDHKVESPDFAPIVKRRFAAADSEAPIVDTGEFIEIDHGALSELGIDGSGIKLLFPRSVACFKAQGGNMRYFHGGISLQELLVPCLTVTTEEIEESASISYDVSIPDPITNSILTVDIKAKSGQVAFDPAPILEVRASIDDEPVADAVTMEISPGDNSTRVRLKQGAISGEDTVQFEVIDTDTRETITRQTVGLDLLFGDDDMGFDV from the coding sequence ATGGGAGATCTCGCGGATAGCATTATAACAGAACTTCGCCAAAAGTTCGACCGACATCCTGTATGGGTGTGGTACGATGCCCAGGAGAAGTACAGGGGTGTCCTCGACGAGGTCGAAGCCGCACTCGACGATGTAACGTTCGCCCGCTACGACGGCAGTTATTTCGAGCTGAAGCTCCGACTCCGTGACGAAGATCCGAACTACGAGAAGAACTGGCTGTTCTACATCCCCGAGTCACGAAACGACGCAGAGTGGTTCCGAGATGTCCACGCGCTTGGCCGACAGTACCGCGTTGGCCAGGACATCGACGACACGCCCGTAACGCAGTTCCTCGTTGAACACGACGAGGAGATCCCCGACGCGTACGAGGACTGGGGGCAGAACCGCGAGATGCAGCGCAAGGCATTCTTCTGTGTTCTTTTCGATACCGCAGGGCCAGCGACTGACGAATGGATTCGAGCATATCTCGCCGACCCTGAAGCGTATCGTGAGACGATCGAGGATAACGCGATGGCCGACGCCTGGGATGCACAACTCCGCCACGAGTACGGCATCGACGCCGGATTGGATCCAAAGGAGCTGGCAATCCAGCTTCTCTTCGGTGAGGTGACGAGTCGGTCCCCGACGGCACAGTACGATAATCTCGCTGCGGACGACGCCCAGGCTGCGGCGGAGTTTTGTGACGATTGGCAGCAGTACGCCCCAGCTGAGTTCACGCGCTATTCACGGGAGATCGAATCGGACTACGATCTCACAGAGGCTGTGATCGATTCCGATCAAACGCGATGGGACTCCACTGCGTTCAAGGGGATAGACACGGGCCTCATCCGGCTTGTAATGGATAGGCTCGCTGAGGAAACGTATGCCGATCTTCCGGAAATCGCGGCGGAACTCAATCGGACAGTCACGAAACGTCGGGACAGTTTCTGGAGCACCGAGGACCTCGTTGATTGGTCGGTGCCTGCTCTGGCGGTCGAAACGCTCCGCCAGATTGGCACCGTCGATGTCGACGGAGCAAAGGCGCTGGATTCGACGGAACTCGCAGAGCAGTACACGCGCAATGACGGCTGGTGGCAGGTTGACGCGGCCTATCGGCGCTACATCAACGCGACACAGGCGGCCACATACCCATATCCGAAGGAAGCCACGGTGAAGCGGCAGGTCACCAACCACTACATGGCCTTCCTTCAGGGTGTCAACCGACCGCTTGCTGAGGTTTTGAGCGACGGTCCAACACTCGGAACACCACAAACGTCGTTCTACGAGGAATTCGTTGACCTAGAGGACGGAACGGCGATCATCATCTGTGACGGGCTTCGCTATGAACTCGCCGAGACCATCCGCCAAAACCTTGGACGACGAACTGACTTCGAACAAGATCTCAGTGCAGTTAGCGCTGCACTGCCCTCGATCACCGAGGTCGGCATGGCCGCACACCTTCCAGGAGAACTCGGACTCTCGCTCACCGACGACGAACTCGTCGTCACGAGTGGCGGTGAGCAAATGGTTGGAAAAGCCGACCGTGTCGAACGACTCAGCGCAGCCGGATTCGAGGTCGTCGATATGGACGAGGTGGGCAACATCTCGTTGGAAGAACTGACCGAATCCGATCCCGTCCCGCGTGTCGTCTACTCCGGCACGATAGACAAACTCGGTGAAAGCCTCGATGATGACGCCGCATTCAGCCAAGTCTCGTCTCACGTAGACGATGTCGAACGAACGGTCCAACGTCTGAAGCAGGCAGGTTACACCCGCTTCGTAATCACCAGCGATCACGGGTTCCTGTACACAGATCGCCTGAGCGACGATCACAAGGTCGAATCCCCCGACTTCGCACCAATCGTCAAGCGTCGGTTCGCTGCTGCTGACAGCGAGGCCCCAATCGTTGACACGGGCGAATTCATCGAGATCGACCACGGTGCGCTGTCCGAGCTCGGCATCGATGGTTCCGGCATCAAGTTGCTGTTCCCTCGGAGCGTCGCGTGTTTCAAAGCACAGGGCGGGAATATGCGATATTTCCACGGTGGGATTTCGCTTCAAGAGCTGCTCGTCCCCTGTCTCACCGTGACCACAGAGGAGATCGAAGAGAGTGCATCGATCAGCTACGATGTCTCGATACCCGACCCGATTACGAACTCGATACTTACCGTCGACATCAAGGCCAAGAGCGGCCAGGTCGCTTTCGACCCTGCACCGATACTAGAGGTTCGCGCAAGTATTGATGATGAACCAGTTGCGGATGCTGTCACGATGGAGATTTCCCCTGGAGACAACAGCACTCGTGTTCGACTCAAGCAGGGGGCCATCTCGGGTGAAGACACGGTTCAATTCGAGGTCATCGATACGGATACCAGAGAAACGATCACGAGGCAGACTGTTGGGCTCGATTTACTCTTTGGTGACGACGATATGGGATTCGACGTGTGA
- a CDS encoding toll/interleukin-1 receptor domain-containing protein translates to MGFKQFINRSDANTPEEIVGLTVYYLMMYGGEDTVQSSIAHDILDLFDFPISETAIALNMKKIKEDGDLRYFERSNAPSGYILTQGGMERFENLAPAVKSTEEGFKISTDNKITQRRASDSNWDMFISHASEDKDDFVKPLANTLEERGSKIWYDDFQLSIGDSIPEEIDKGLSKSDYGVVVLSDAFFQKDWPQEELHSLIHKNVDSKRNIILPVWYDIGSEQVANNSPLLASRMAIRADSSSIDEVADQLLEEIQSVESSGVDQNKFDPRTRDYLADLISKTWTGDDLSRFFERQDIDIDWDAAKEGTIREHIATFPVEAEEKGLDLERARKTAVRDVLEEVNRNENRSLEDIITEFAHPQSYIGNQDKHSQVVSELNSALEYEGLKVNSNGELFDLE, encoded by the coding sequence ATGGGATTTAAACAGTTTATTAATAGATCAGATGCAAACACACCTGAAGAAATTGTCGGGCTTACTGTTTATTATCTAATGATGTACGGGGGGGAAGACACGGTACAATCAAGTATCGCTCATGATATACTAGATTTGTTTGATTTCCCCATTAGTGAAACTGCTATTGCATTGAACATGAAGAAAATAAAAGAAGATGGAGATTTAAGATACTTTGAGCGATCAAATGCCCCATCTGGATACATACTCACACAAGGTGGGATGGAACGTTTCGAAAATTTAGCACCCGCTGTCAAATCTACTGAAGAGGGATTTAAGATTTCAACAGATAATAAAATAACCCAAAGACGAGCAAGCGATAGTAACTGGGACATGTTCATCTCACACGCGAGTGAGGACAAAGACGATTTTGTTAAACCTTTAGCAAATACGCTTGAAGAAAGGGGATCAAAGATCTGGTATGATGATTTTCAGTTATCTATTGGGGATAGTATCCCAGAGGAGATCGACAAGGGTCTCTCAAAATCAGATTACGGTGTTGTTGTCCTATCGGATGCTTTCTTCCAAAAGGATTGGCCTCAAGAAGAGCTTCATAGTTTAATTCACAAAAATGTCGACTCAAAAAGAAATATAATCCTTCCAGTATGGTACGATATTGGGAGTGAGCAAGTCGCCAATAACAGTCCATTATTAGCATCTCGAATGGCGATTCGTGCTGATAGTTCCTCTATAGATGAGGTGGCTGATCAACTTTTAGAAGAAATCCAATCAGTTGAGAGTTCTGGTGTAGATCAGAATAAATTCGATCCGCGAACAAGAGACTATCTCGCTGATTTAATTTCCAAAACTTGGACAGGAGATGACTTATCCAGATTCTTCGAAAGGCAAGATATTGATATTGACTGGGATGCTGCCAAAGAAGGAACGATACGTGAACATATTGCAACATTTCCAGTAGAAGCAGAAGAAAAAGGATTAGATTTGGAACGTGCCCGAAAAACCGCCGTACGGGATGTATTAGAGGAAGTAAACCGCAATGAAAACCGTTCTTTAGAGGATATTATCACGGAGTTTGCCCATCCCCAATCTTATATCGGTAATCAGGATAAGCATTCTCAGGTTGTCTCCGAATTAAATTCAGCACTTGAATACGAGGGTTTGAAAGTTAATTCTAATGGAGAATTATTTGACTTGGAATAA